A region of Toxorhynchites rutilus septentrionalis strain SRP chromosome 1, ASM2978413v1, whole genome shotgun sequence DNA encodes the following proteins:
- the LOC129764485 gene encoding C-1-tetrahydrofolate synthase, cytoplasmic isoform X2: MIKRLNEDPNFHGIIVQMPLESDNPIDSHLITDAVCPTKDVDGLNTLNEGRIAVGDLSGFLPCTPNGCMELIKRSGIPIAGSHAVIIGRSKIVGTPMAELLKWHDATVTVCHSKTKNLNMTIKKADILVVAVGKPEMVRGAWIKPSAVVIDCGINSIPDPTKKSGQRLVGDVKYEEALVVASYVTPVPGGVGPMTVAMLMQNTVQSAQRVAKRLIEMEFRWPLKTLPLKIVEQVPSDIEIARSQTPKDISLLASEIGLIPSEVSLYGDKKAKIALKVLGRLKNEDDGKYVVVAGITPTPLGEGKSTTLVGLVQALTAHKQCNSIACLRQPSQGPTFGIKGGAAGGGYSQVIPMEDFNLHLTGDIHAVTAANNLLAAQLDARIFHEATQTDQALYERLVPAMKGSRKFSAIQLRRLKRLGIEKTDPYTLTPEDIRRFSRLNIDPHNVVWTRVLDVNDRYLRKITIGLAPTEKNLTRDTSFSISVSSEIMAILALATGLEDMKQRLSKMVVAFDRTGAPVTADDLGVTGAMMVLLKDAIEPTLMQTLEGTPVMVHAGPFANIAHGCSSIIADDIALKLVKKPGYVVTEAGFGSDIGMEKFFNIKCRASGKIPNAVVLVMTIRALKMHGGGPPVSSGAPLRREYTTENLDLVERGLPNLLKHIENGLKYGMPVVVAINAHSSDTKAEHDLVRKASKQAGAFACIVSNHWAQGGAGAMDLAQAVIDACKEESKFKLLYELNMTIEEKIFKIAKEMYGAGTIELSPKVKDAVRLYTDKGFGNLPICMAKTAMSLTGDPSAKNAPKDFKLVINDICLSAGAGFIVPMCGEITKMPGLPTRPSIFDIDLNTETGEIEGLF, translated from the exons ATG ATAAAGCGTCTCAACGAGGATCCCAATTTTCACGGCATCATCGTCCAGATGCCCCTGGAATCGGACAATCCAATCGATTCCCATCTGATAACGGATGCTGTCTGTCCGACCAAGGATGTTGACGG TCTCAACACCTTGAACGAGGGACGCATCGCCGTGGGCGATCTGAGCGGTTTCCTACCGTGTACCCCGAACGGCTGCATGGAGCTGATCAAACGCAGCGGAATTCCCATCGCCGGCTCGCACGCGGTCATAATCGGCCGGAGCAAAATCGTGGGGACACCGATGGCGGAATTGCTCAAGTGGCATGACGCCACAGTCACGGTTTGCCACTCGAAGACGAAAAATCTGAACATGACG ATTAAGAAAGCGGACATCCTCGTAGTCGCGGTCGGTAAGCCGGAGATGGTGAGAGGCGCGTGGATCAAACCGAGCGCCGTTGTCATCGATTGCGGCATAAATTCTATTCCAG ATCCTACCAAGAAGAGCGGCCAGCGGTTGGTGGGGGATGTTAAGTATGAAGAAGCCCTCGTGGTGGCATCGTATGTTACCCCGGTGCCGGGTGGCGTCGGGCCGATGACGGTGGCGATGCTAATGCAGAACACCGTTCAGTCTGCCCAGAGAGTCGCTAAGAGATTGATCGAAATGGAGTTCCGCTGGCCGTTGAAGACACTGCCGCTGAAGATAGTCGAACAGGTACCGAG TGACATCGAAATCGCTCGTTCCCAAACGCCCAAGGATATCTCGCTTTTAGCGTCGGAAATCGGATTGATTCCATCCGAAGTTTCCCTATACGGCGACAAGAAAGCGAAAATCGCTCTGAAAGTTTTGGGCCGCCTGAAGAACGAAGATGATGGCAAATACGTTGTTGTCGCCGG AATCACACCGACTCCACTGGGCGAAGGCAAGAGTACCACTCTGGTGGGACTGGTTCAGGCACTGACCGCCCACAAGCAGTGCAACTCGATCGCGTGCCTCCGCCAACCCTCGCAGGGCCCAACGTTCGGTATTAAAGGGGGCGCTGCTGGTGGTGGCTACTCCCAGGTCATCCCAATGGAGGACTTCAATTTGCATCTGACCGGAGACATCCACGCCGTAACGGCGGCCAACAACCTGCTGGCGGCTCAGTTAGACGCCAGGATTTTCCACGAGGCTACCCAAACGGATCAGGCACTGTACGAGCGATTGGTGCCCGCCATGAAGGGCTCGCGGAAGTTTTCCGCCATTCAGCTGAGGAGGCTGAAACGGTTGGGCATCGAGAAAACCGATCCGTACACGTTGACACCGGAGGACATCAGACGGTTCTCTCGGCTGAACATCGATCCGCACAATGTGGTGTGGACCAGAG TTCTGGATGTCAACGACCGCTATCTGCGTAAGATTACCATTGGTTTAGCTCCCACGGAGAAGAATCTGACCAGGGATACAAGCTTCTCGATTTCGGTTTCAAGTGAAATTATGGCGATCCTTGCGTTGGCCACCGGTTTGGAGGATATGAAGCAACGGTTGTCTAAAATGGTAGTCGCTTTCGATCGTACCGGAGCACCAGTTACGGCGGATGATTTGGGAGTTACCGGAGCGATGATGGTTCTGCTGAAGGATGCCATCGAGCCGACGTTGATGCAGACACTCGAGGGAACGCCCGTTATGGTACACGCTGGTCCGTTCGCCAACATTGCCCACGGTTGTTCGTCGATCATCGCGGACGATATTGCCTTGAAGTTGGTTAAGAAGCCAGGTTATGTTGTCACCGAGGCTGGCTTTGGATCGGACATTGGAATGGAGaaattcttcaatataaaatgtCGTGCCTCGGGCAAAATACCAAACGCAGTTGTGCTGGTGATGACGATTCGTGCCTTGAAGATGCACGGCGGAGGTCCACCGGTTTCCTCCGGTGCACCTTTGCGCAGAGAGTACACGACGGAGAATTTAGATCTGGTCGAGCGGGGCTTGCCGAATTTATTGAAACACATTGAGAATGGATTGAAGTATGGAATGCCGGTAGTGGTGGCCATCAATGCCCATTCCAGCGATACCAAAGCGGAACATGACTTGGTTAGAAAGGCTAGCAAACAGGCGGGTGCTTTCGCTTGCATTGTATCAAATCATTGGGCCCAGGGAGGAGCCGGTGCCATGGATTTGGCACAGGCGGTAATTGACGCGTGCAAGGAGGAATCCAAATTTAAACTACTGTACGAGCTGAACATGACGATTGAGGAGAAGATCTTCAAGATTGCCAAAGAAATGTACGGCGCCGGAACGATTGAGCTATCGCCGAAGGTTAAGGATGCGGTTCGACTCTATACCGATAAG GGCTTCGGTAATTTGCCAATCTGCATGGCGAAGACAGCTATGTCACTGACGGGAGATCCAAGTGCCAAGAATGCCCCGAAGGATTTCAAACTGGTCATCAACGATATCTGCCTGTCGGCAGGCGCGGGATTTATCGTTCCAATGTGTGGTGAGATTACTAAAATGCCTGGTCTTCCGACGAGACCTTCGATCTTTGACATTGATCTAAACACTGAAACGGGAGAGATCGAAGGTTTATTTTAA